A window of Oceanispirochaeta sp. contains these coding sequences:
- the secF gene encoding protein translocase subunit SecF: MEKVIRFTKNRYIFLTISILMIFAFWIGTFAQGGFNFGIDFKAGLNQQIRIEGADGISVVKDALDGIDALQVQTIGTGKSMNYMVRTGVDESNKNFQAETEKLIMDKLEAAFGTGSATVESTEFVGARFAGNLTSQTVFLTLVAMALILIYIWFRFKLNYAVSAIMAIIHDVLFLMGFIGIMQMEFSTATIAAVLTIIGYSLNDTIVIFDRIRENTRLVKDKSFMEVINTSITQSLSRTLITSLTTFIAVLFIFIIGTGTIKTFALSLIVGIIVGTYSSIYIASTILLAWHDKVANKVKAKVTSTKAVDEKKAAPAKISDKTEEAKIKQSADEIAEATEKRRLSKLKKKKKK, encoded by the coding sequence ATGGAAAAAGTGATTAGATTTACTAAAAACAGATACATATTTCTGACTATATCTATATTAATGATATTCGCATTCTGGATCGGAACTTTCGCTCAAGGCGGTTTCAATTTTGGAATCGACTTTAAGGCCGGTTTAAATCAGCAGATCAGGATTGAAGGAGCAGATGGCATCTCTGTTGTAAAGGATGCTCTTGACGGAATCGATGCCCTTCAGGTGCAGACAATCGGTACCGGCAAGTCCATGAATTATATGGTTCGAACCGGTGTAGATGAAAGCAATAAAAACTTTCAGGCAGAAACCGAAAAACTCATCATGGATAAACTTGAAGCTGCCTTCGGAACCGGTTCTGCCACGGTGGAGTCTACTGAGTTTGTAGGAGCCCGGTTTGCGGGAAACCTGACAAGCCAGACTGTCTTCCTGACACTCGTTGCCATGGCTTTGATCCTTATTTATATCTGGTTTAGATTTAAACTGAACTATGCGGTATCTGCAATTATGGCCATTATTCATGACGTTCTTTTCCTGATGGGATTTATAGGCATCATGCAGATGGAGTTCTCTACTGCGACAATTGCTGCTGTTCTGACGATTATCGGTTATTCCTTGAACGATACCATCGTTATCTTTGACAGGATCAGAGAAAATACAAGACTGGTTAAAGACAAGAGTTTTATGGAAGTGATCAATACCTCCATAACTCAATCACTATCCAGAACACTGATTACTTCTTTGACGACTTTCATTGCCGTACTTTTTATCTTCATAATCGGAACAGGAACAATTAAAACATTTGCCCTGAGTTTGATTGTCGGTATCATTGTCGGTACTTACTCTTCAATTTATATTGCGTCAACCATCCTTTTAGCTTGGCATGACAAGGTAGCAAATAAAGTAAAAGCAAAAGTAACTTCAACCAAAGCCGTGGATGAAAAAAAAGCTGCCCCTGCGAAAATTTCTGATAAAACGGAAGAAGCCAAGATCAAGCAGAGTGCTGATGAAATTGCCGAAGCGACAGAAAAAAGACGCCTCAGTAAACTTAAGAAAAAGAAAAAGAAATAA
- a CDS encoding nitroreductase family protein — MITELVEKTRSCRRFEQKELPEEFMKSLVETARVCPSARNKQPLKYITIENHDFRNLLFPHLNWAGSLKNWDGPIEGERPTGYVVLILDKRISSSAGLDTGIVAQTMQLVAMEKGIGSCMLGAFIKENVAKLLELGDELEIQLILALGYPLEKRVIVDVKDESDVSYFRDDNQVHYIPKRSLESLLLRKI; from the coding sequence ATGATTACTGAACTGGTTGAAAAGACGAGAAGCTGCCGTAGATTTGAACAGAAAGAACTACCTGAAGAATTTATGAAGTCACTTGTTGAAACGGCTCGTGTTTGTCCTTCTGCGAGAAATAAACAACCTTTGAAATATATAACCATTGAAAATCATGATTTCAGAAACCTCCTTTTTCCGCACTTAAACTGGGCCGGTAGTTTAAAAAACTGGGACGGTCCGATTGAAGGGGAAAGACCCACGGGTTATGTGGTCCTCATTCTTGATAAAAGAATCAGCAGCAGTGCCGGACTGGATACAGGAATTGTCGCGCAAACCATGCAATTGGTGGCAATGGAAAAAGGAATCGGATCCTGTATGTTAGGAGCTTTTATCAAAGAAAATGTTGCGAAGCTTCTGGAACTGGGTGATGAATTGGAAATTCAGCTTATTCTGGCTCTGGGATATCCTTTGGAAAAAAGAGTGATTGTGGATGTGAAGGATGAATCAGATGTGTCTTATTTCCGGGATGACAATCAGGTACACTACATTCCCAAACGATCGTTGGAATCACTGTTACTCCGTAAAATATGA
- the groL gene encoding chaperonin GroEL (60 kDa chaperone family; promotes refolding of misfolded polypeptides especially under stressful conditions; forms two stacked rings of heptamers to form a barrel-shaped 14mer; ends can be capped by GroES; misfolded proteins enter the barrel where they are refolded when GroES binds) produces the protein MAKQLKFNEEARRKLLAGVEKLSDAVKVTLGPKGRNVLLDKKFGAPTVTKDGVSVAREIELEDPFENMGAQLVKEVATKTNDVAGDGTTTATVLAFSIVKEGLKSVAAGINPMGIKRGIDKAVEDAVQEIKKASKEINDKEEIAQVASISANNDHEIGEEIARAMEKVGKDGVITVEESKTIETTTDFVEGMQFDRGYLSPYFASNRDTMSTVMETPYILIYDKKISNMKELLPLLEKVAQTSKPLLIIAEDVEGEALATLVVNTIRGALNVCAVKAPGFGDRRKAMLEDIAILTGGEVISEEIGLKLENTELEQLGKAKMIKVEKENTTIINGEGTESGIKERISQIKIQIDDTSSDYDKEKLQERLAKLAGGVAVINVGAATEVELKEKKHRVEDALSATRAAIDEGIVPGGGLTLVQICNSLVASDNLTAEELVGYNIVKRALEEPIRQIAINAGVDGAIIADKAKHEKKGIGFDAYKMEWTNMVAAGIIDPAKVTRSALQNAASIAALLLTTECAITDLPEENMPAGAPAGGMGGMGGMGGMGGMM, from the coding sequence ATGGCTAAACAGTTAAAGTTTAACGAAGAAGCGCGCAGAAAACTTCTTGCTGGAGTTGAAAAACTTTCAGACGCTGTCAAAGTGACATTGGGTCCAAAGGGAAGAAATGTTCTTCTGGATAAGAAATTCGGAGCTCCAACAGTTACAAAAGATGGTGTTTCAGTGGCTCGCGAAATTGAATTGGAAGACCCCTTTGAAAACATGGGAGCTCAGCTTGTCAAGGAAGTGGCCACAAAGACCAATGATGTAGCCGGTGATGGAACAACTACAGCAACCGTTCTTGCCTTCTCTATTGTTAAAGAAGGATTGAAGAGCGTTGCTGCCGGAATCAACCCCATGGGAATCAAACGTGGAATAGACAAGGCAGTGGAAGATGCAGTTCAAGAAATCAAGAAAGCATCCAAAGAAATCAATGACAAAGAAGAGATTGCACAGGTCGCGTCAATTTCTGCCAACAATGATCATGAAATTGGTGAAGAAATTGCCAGGGCCATGGAAAAAGTTGGAAAAGACGGTGTGATCACAGTTGAAGAATCAAAAACAATTGAAACAACAACTGATTTTGTTGAAGGTATGCAGTTTGACAGAGGTTATCTTTCTCCTTACTTCGCATCCAACAGAGATACCATGTCAACAGTCATGGAGACTCCCTACATCCTTATCTACGATAAGAAAATCTCAAACATGAAAGAACTCCTTCCCCTTCTTGAAAAAGTGGCTCAGACAAGTAAGCCCCTTCTGATCATTGCAGAAGACGTTGAAGGTGAAGCTCTGGCAACTCTTGTTGTCAACACAATCAGAGGTGCTCTGAATGTATGTGCTGTTAAGGCACCCGGATTCGGAGACAGAAGAAAAGCCATGCTGGAAGACATTGCCATCCTGACTGGCGGAGAAGTCATTTCTGAAGAAATCGGACTGAAGCTGGAAAATACCGAGCTGGAACAGCTTGGAAAAGCTAAAATGATCAAGGTTGAAAAAGAAAACACAACCATTATCAACGGTGAAGGTACAGAATCGGGTATCAAAGAAAGAATATCACAGATTAAAATTCAGATTGATGATACATCCAGTGACTATGATAAAGAAAAGTTGCAGGAACGTCTGGCCAAACTGGCTGGTGGTGTTGCGGTCATCAATGTCGGAGCCGCCACAGAAGTAGAACTTAAAGAAAAGAAACACAGAGTAGAAGATGCATTATCTGCTACCCGTGCAGCCATTGATGAAGGTATCGTACCCGGAGGTGGACTGACTCTTGTTCAGATTTGCAATTCTCTGGTAGCTTCTGACAACTTGACTGCAGAAGAACTTGTCGGTTACAACATCGTCAAGAGAGCTCTTGAAGAGCCTATCCGTCAAATAGCAATCAATGCCGGTGTTGATGGAGCTATCATCGCAGATAAGGCAAAACACGAAAAGAAGGGCATCGGTTTTGATGCTTACAAGATGGAATGGACTAATATGGTAGCAGCGGGAATCATTGATCCTGCCAAGGTAACCAGAAGTGCTCTCCAGAATGCTGCATCTATCGCAGCTCTTCTTCTCACAACTGAATGTGCAATCACCGACCTTCCCGAAGAAAACATGCCAGCAGGTGCTCCTGCAGGCGGCATGGGTGGAATGGGCGGAATGGGCGGCATGGGCGGCATGATGTAA
- the secD gene encoding protein translocase subunit SecD, whose amino-acid sequence MNKRLRFIVVLFFLGLGAYFLFPTVQWYFNTPEEKKILANGSKEQIRNYAKVEASKDLKSLIELVKDSPDAELPENIKFLVPVAKENFKLEKLDIPKTWTVQSVLKGFQSGNEVFKTLEEYYRDDILNLKALKNKTLMLGLDLSGGMSVVVEADTESLTKRLERTPTEDDLREALTLAMEILNNRIDKFGVTEPQIRKQSNNQILIEVPGEVDPERVNSFLMGKGQLNFHIVDDAATSRIIQYAAQNPGDTFENGRPKDTEVLEAGLLVYGFYKKDNYGIDQFQRFVVIHEEVGLDGQHIDQAQVITDQITGQPNVIFNLDSEGGEIFYKFTSDNTGNTLAVVMDDKVKAAARISEPIRDSVRITGFDTAEANDLALVLRTAALPVDLRIINENAVGASLGSDAISAGLKAIMFGFIAVFIFMILYYKGAGIIADIALVLNLIFIIAILSSFNMTLTMTSIAGLILNVGMAVDANVIIFERIKEEMRLGKSRSAAIEAGFKKAFWTVMDANITTFIAAIFLSQLGKGPIQGFAITLAVGIVCSLFTAIFVSRLIFDFGTDVLGKDKISISWGLK is encoded by the coding sequence ATGAATAAACGATTGAGATTCATCGTCGTTCTTTTCTTTCTGGGATTGGGTGCGTACTTTCTGTTTCCAACAGTACAATGGTATTTTAACACTCCCGAAGAAAAGAAAATCCTTGCAAACGGCTCCAAGGAACAAATCAGAAACTATGCCAAAGTAGAAGCGTCTAAGGACCTGAAATCTTTGATTGAGCTTGTTAAGGATAGCCCTGATGCGGAGCTTCCTGAAAATATCAAATTTCTCGTTCCTGTGGCTAAAGAAAACTTCAAACTTGAAAAACTTGATATACCTAAAACATGGACGGTTCAATCTGTTCTGAAGGGATTTCAATCTGGAAATGAAGTCTTTAAAACTCTGGAAGAGTATTATAGAGATGACATTTTGAACTTGAAAGCTCTCAAGAACAAGACACTGATGCTGGGATTAGACCTTTCTGGTGGAATGAGTGTTGTCGTTGAAGCCGATACGGAGAGTCTTACAAAAAGACTGGAGAGAACACCAACCGAAGACGACTTGAGAGAGGCTCTGACTCTGGCTATGGAAATTCTGAATAACAGAATTGACAAGTTTGGTGTTACTGAACCTCAGATTAGAAAACAGTCGAACAATCAGATTCTGATTGAGGTACCCGGTGAAGTCGATCCTGAAAGAGTAAACTCCTTTCTAATGGGCAAGGGACAACTCAACTTTCATATTGTAGATGATGCTGCCACAAGCCGGATCATCCAGTATGCTGCTCAGAATCCTGGTGATACATTTGAAAACGGACGTCCTAAAGATACAGAGGTTCTGGAAGCAGGTCTTCTTGTTTACGGTTTTTACAAGAAAGACAATTACGGAATTGATCAGTTCCAGCGCTTTGTCGTCATTCATGAAGAAGTAGGGCTGGATGGACAGCATATTGATCAGGCTCAGGTCATTACAGATCAGATTACAGGTCAGCCCAATGTAATTTTTAACCTTGATTCAGAAGGTGGAGAAATCTTTTACAAGTTCACCTCAGATAACACAGGAAATACTCTGGCGGTTGTGATGGACGACAAGGTCAAAGCCGCTGCACGGATTTCTGAACCCATCAGAGATTCTGTAAGAATCACCGGTTTTGACACAGCAGAGGCCAACGATCTGGCTCTTGTACTGAGAACGGCAGCCCTCCCAGTCGATCTGCGGATCATTAATGAGAATGCTGTTGGAGCGTCTCTCGGAAGTGATGCCATCAGTGCCGGTCTGAAGGCTATTATGTTTGGCTTCATAGCCGTATTTATCTTTATGATCCTCTACTACAAGGGAGCAGGAATCATTGCTGATATAGCACTGGTTCTAAACCTGATATTCATTATTGCCATCTTATCCTCTTTTAACATGACACTTACCATGACCAGCATTGCCGGTCTCATACTGAACGTCGGTATGGCAGTGGATGCCAATGTTATTATCTTTGAACGTATCAAAGAAGAGATGAGACTGGGCAAATCCAGATCTGCGGCTATAGAAGCCGGATTTAAAAAGGCTTTCTGGACCGTAATGGACGCCAACATTACTACTTTTATTGCTGCAATTTTTCTTTCTCAGCTTGGAAAAGGACCCATTCAGGGCTTCGCAATAACCTTGGCAGTCGGTATAGTCTGTTCTCTCTTTACAGCTATATTTGTGTCCCGTCTCATCTTTGACTTCGGTACCGATGTCCTGGGAAAAGACAAAATCAGCATTTCCTGGGGGCTCAAATAA
- the yajC gene encoding preprotein translocase subunit YajC, giving the protein MDNFSLALLMGIPSGGSSSSSGGSMTTSLVTFALVIGIFYFLIIRPQNKKQKETKNMIAAVKKNDKIITIGGIRGTVHSVKEETVVIKVDDDCKLEINKSAISTVLGPESKKDVKEVKEVKDVKVKKDKKDSKEIIEEEEVEKK; this is encoded by the coding sequence ATGGATAATTTTAGTCTGGCTCTCCTGATGGGAATTCCCTCAGGTGGTTCTTCCAGCTCTTCCGGTGGTTCAATGACAACGAGTCTTGTCACTTTCGCTCTGGTAATCGGTATTTTCTATTTTCTTATTATTAGACCACAGAATAAGAAACAGAAAGAAACCAAAAACATGATTGCAGCAGTTAAGAAGAATGATAAGATCATTACAATTGGCGGTATCAGAGGAACAGTACATTCTGTAAAAGAAGAAACTGTTGTTATCAAGGTTGATGATGATTGCAAACTCGAGATAAACAAGTCTGCGATTTCGACTGTTCTAGGTCCTGAGTCAAAAAAAGACGTCAAAGAAGTCAAAGAAGTCAAAGATGTCAAAGTGAAAAAAGACAAGAAAGACAGTAAAGAAATAATAGAAGAAGAAGAAGTAGAAAAAAAATAA